One segment of Streptomyces sp. XD-27 DNA contains the following:
- a CDS encoding TetR/AcrR family transcriptional regulator, with protein MHVRDREADRPTGRGAASPRRATQADRSARTRNALLESAARGLSRYGYGHLKLEQVAREAGYTRGALYHQFKDKQDLTLAVVEWWCASWGQEIGRLVDQEPDPVAALLTIARGHAVYCRRDVARVPIALRLEFSGQPDHPVGREVERNYDMLLRRCRRLIDVGREAGAIPPGPPTETLALAFVGVLEGTVIALAGRAPDDELLAARAAAGVLGLDSVAVTHH; from the coding sequence ATGCATGTACGAGATCGGGAGGCGGACCGACCGACCGGCCGGGGCGCCGCGAGCCCCCGCCGTGCCACCCAGGCCGATCGCAGCGCGCGCACGCGCAACGCGCTGCTGGAGTCGGCCGCGCGGGGCCTGTCCCGCTACGGCTACGGCCACCTCAAGCTCGAACAGGTGGCGCGGGAGGCCGGGTACACGCGCGGCGCGCTCTATCACCAGTTCAAGGACAAGCAGGACCTGACGCTGGCCGTGGTCGAGTGGTGGTGCGCGAGCTGGGGTCAGGAGATCGGTCGCCTCGTCGACCAGGAGCCGGACCCCGTCGCGGCGCTGCTCACGATCGCGCGCGGGCACGCCGTCTACTGCCGGCGGGACGTGGCGCGCGTGCCGATCGCGCTGCGGCTGGAGTTCAGCGGGCAACCGGACCATCCCGTCGGGCGCGAGGTCGAGCGGAACTACGACATGCTCCTCAGGCGCTGCCGTCGCCTCATCGACGTCGGCCGCGAGGCGGGAGCGATCCCGCCCGGCCCGCCGACGGAGACCCTCGCGCTCGCCTTCGTCGGCGTACTGGAGGGAACCGTGATCGCCCTGGCCGGCCGGGCCCCCGATGACGAACTCCTCGCGGCCCGCGCCGCCGCCGGCGTACTCGGACTCGA
- a CDS encoding DUF4326 domain-containing protein: MGRTTVVNLKGHRDDPEYADVVYVGRTMRRGGWDLDASPLACPFRPGPDGTREEVVERYRAYLLERPELLALLPSLRGRRLGCWCVPERCHAEVIAELADAGAGS, translated from the coding sequence ATGGGCAGAACGACCGTGGTCAACCTCAAGGGCCACCGCGACGACCCCGAGTACGCGGACGTGGTGTACGTCGGCAGGACCATGCGCCGGGGCGGCTGGGACCTCGACGCCTCACCGCTGGCCTGCCCGTTCCGGCCGGGCCCCGACGGCACCCGGGAGGAGGTGGTCGAGCGGTACCGCGCCTATCTGCTGGAGCGGCCGGAGCTGCTCGCCCTCCTCCCCTCGCTGCGAGGGCGCAGGCTGGGCTGCTGGTGCGTGCCGGAGCGCTGTCACGCCGAGGTGATCGCGGAGCTGGCCGACGCGGGCGCGGGGAGCTGA
- a CDS encoding SpoIIE family protein phosphatase has protein sequence MPADRPSDERASGPLWSEPGSLLEHVPVAVFGIDDDNRICYWGPGARELFGYRAADALSRPGALILPGPPGGPDACSRMAERGRTLGYWRGRLRATHQDGTAFDCGFRVFPVAGAEGTSVVMTLASRSDELDRVKTNLAFLDALFETCPIGLVMLDEELRYLHLNQALADIDGLPIEAHLGRRLPEIMITSDGGEYERMLRAVSAGGEPVTGVLVGLRTRGHPDRDRVLSVSFFPLTQAVGTRPGLGGLLVDVTDREQAIAEATAGRRRLALLDRASARIGTTLDVRTTAQELVEAAVPDFADGAVVELVEWQDEHEPFDPALPVAARRIASGTVLPPPAPELVGSVEAVRYPPGSAIHQMLRTGRPISVPVDQEFMVRTVLDASRARLLADSGLTCLLLAPLIARGTVQGIAIFGRSAARPAFTEQDLSLAGELASRAALCLDNARLYSRERDIALTLQRALLPSSLATSPYLRIAHRYLPGGRVTEVGGDWYDVVALPDHRVALVVGDVMGHGVSAAAAMGRLRITAKTLARHDQEPDRLLTELDHCADEAGIELATCLYIRYDPATGRTRMASAGHPPPLVRHPDGRIELIGEVLGVPLGVGGHPFRTTEVELPDGATLALYTDGLIEARGHDIDEGLDALRTELGQAFDSLEAAADRILARLAPSAPTDDTVLLLARVHRMEP, from the coding sequence GTGCCAGCAGATCGGCCGAGCGACGAAAGGGCCAGCGGCCCGCTCTGGTCCGAGCCCGGGTCGCTGCTGGAGCACGTGCCCGTCGCCGTGTTCGGCATCGACGACGACAACCGGATCTGCTACTGGGGCCCAGGCGCACGGGAGCTCTTCGGCTACCGCGCCGCGGACGCGCTGTCGCGGCCCGGCGCCCTGATCCTCCCCGGGCCCCCGGGTGGCCCCGACGCATGCTCCCGCATGGCCGAGCGGGGCCGGACCCTGGGGTACTGGCGCGGTCGGCTGCGCGCCACGCACCAGGACGGCACGGCCTTCGACTGCGGATTCCGCGTCTTCCCCGTGGCCGGCGCCGAGGGAACCTCGGTGGTCATGACCCTGGCGAGCCGCAGCGACGAGCTGGATCGGGTGAAGACCAATCTCGCCTTCCTCGACGCCCTCTTCGAGACCTGCCCCATAGGCCTGGTCATGCTCGACGAGGAACTGCGCTACCTCCACCTGAACCAGGCGCTCGCGGACATCGACGGGCTGCCCATCGAGGCGCACCTCGGGCGGCGCCTCCCCGAGATCATGATCACCTCGGACGGCGGCGAGTACGAGCGCATGCTGCGCGCCGTCAGCGCCGGGGGCGAGCCCGTCACCGGGGTGCTGGTGGGCCTGCGCACCCGGGGCCATCCGGATCGCGACAGGGTCCTGTCGGTGAGCTTCTTCCCGCTCACCCAGGCGGTCGGCACCCGCCCGGGGCTGGGCGGGCTGCTGGTGGACGTGACCGACCGGGAGCAGGCGATCGCGGAGGCCACCGCCGGCCGGCGGCGGCTGGCCCTGCTGGACCGGGCCTCCGCCCGCATCGGCACCACCCTGGACGTGCGGACCACGGCCCAGGAACTGGTCGAAGCCGCGGTTCCGGACTTCGCCGACGGAGCCGTCGTGGAGCTCGTGGAATGGCAGGACGAGCACGAGCCGTTCGACCCCGCCCTGCCGGTGGCCGCCCGCCGCATCGCCTCCGGCACCGTCCTGCCCCCTCCCGCGCCGGAACTGGTGGGCTCGGTGGAAGCCGTGCGCTACCCACCGGGCTCCGCCATCCACCAGATGCTGCGCACCGGCCGTCCGATCTCCGTGCCGGTCGACCAGGAGTTCATGGTCCGTACCGTGCTGGACGCGTCGCGTGCCCGGCTGTTGGCCGACAGTGGTCTGACCTGCCTCCTCCTCGCCCCGCTCATCGCCCGCGGTACGGTCCAGGGAATCGCGATCTTCGGCCGGTCCGCGGCCAGACCGGCCTTCACCGAGCAGGACCTCAGCCTGGCCGGGGAACTCGCCTCCCGCGCCGCCCTGTGCCTGGACAACGCGCGCCTGTACAGCCGGGAGCGGGACATCGCCCTCACCCTCCAACGGGCGCTGCTCCCCAGCTCCCTGGCGACCAGCCCCTACCTGCGCATCGCCCACCGCTACCTGCCCGGCGGCCGGGTCACCGAGGTCGGCGGCGACTGGTACGACGTGGTCGCCCTGCCCGACCACCGGGTCGCCCTGGTCGTCGGCGACGTCATGGGGCACGGCGTGTCGGCCGCCGCGGCGATGGGCCGGCTGCGGATCACCGCCAAGACGCTGGCCCGCCACGACCAGGAACCGGACCGGCTGCTCACCGAACTCGACCACTGCGCCGACGAGGCGGGCATCGAGCTCGCGACCTGCCTCTACATCCGCTACGACCCCGCCACCGGGCGCACCCGGATGGCCAGCGCCGGCCACCCTCCGCCGCTCGTGCGCCACCCGGACGGCCGGATCGAGCTGATCGGCGAGGTCCTGGGGGTCCCCCTCGGCGTCGGCGGCCACCCCTTCCGGACGACGGAGGTCGAGCTGCCCGACGGCGCCACCCTCGCCCTGTACACCGACGGCCTCATCGAGGCGCGGGGCCACGACATCGACGAGGGCCTGGACGCACTCCGTACCGAACTGGGCCAGGCCTTCGACTCGTTGGAGGCCGCGGCGGACCGCATCCTCGCCCGCCTCGCGCCGAGCGCCCCGACCGACGACACCGTGCTGCTCCTCGCCCGCGTCCACCGCATGGAGCCGTGA
- a CDS encoding triacylglycerol lipase, protein MPEKAKLPIVYVRGFAGDTSGINSVVKDPFYGFNEGSTHIRVGPDNQPSFYQFESPLLRLHLDEDYRILVEGGQEAYLDAHDDIPSHSIWVHRFYDVSASTWGAESREFRLEDAALDLLRLIEKLRDKTGAPRVHLVAHSMGGLVCRCLLQKILPDLGRRPADYVEKLFTYGTPHGGITFDMGFGLLEKLRDAIGINGAEIFGPRRMYEYLTPKADLDPDGPPPSWSAREMPERDGAFPRHRVFCLVGTDPADYEVALGLSSAAVGARSDGLVQIDNAYVPGAHGAYVHRSHSGRYGLVNSEEGYQNLRRFLFGDTQVAAALVDYELPSDDGRVTWQGEVRLSVRGLPIVMHERLASHWCPVALPARHADGTPGAPVPLTTTFLRSDLSRPGESPTMRYALHVRVLSLRERHGVLHFFDHLEEAADFDDILVVDVGTGRTGQPGVWAAWNSAIPGAIRDHEPGGTALGDEDPASGVWRAHIPLPDTARPILGDQARIRLVVTPRD, encoded by the coding sequence ATGCCGGAAAAGGCAAAACTCCCGATCGTCTACGTGAGGGGATTCGCCGGCGACACCTCGGGGATCAACAGCGTCGTCAAGGATCCGTTCTACGGTTTCAACGAGGGGTCCACGCACATCCGCGTCGGACCGGACAACCAGCCCAGCTTCTACCAGTTCGAGAGCCCGCTGCTGCGTCTGCACCTGGACGAGGACTACAGGATCCTCGTCGAGGGCGGCCAGGAGGCCTATCTCGACGCGCACGACGACATCCCCTCCCACAGCATCTGGGTCCACCGCTTCTACGACGTGTCCGCGAGCACCTGGGGCGCGGAGTCACGGGAGTTCCGGCTGGAGGACGCCGCGCTCGACCTGCTGCGCCTGATCGAGAAACTGCGCGACAAGACCGGGGCGCCCAGGGTCCACCTCGTGGCCCACTCCATGGGCGGACTCGTCTGCCGCTGCCTGCTGCAGAAGATCCTCCCCGACCTGGGCCGCCGGCCGGCGGACTACGTCGAGAAGCTGTTCACGTACGGAACCCCGCACGGCGGGATCACCTTCGACATGGGGTTCGGCCTGCTGGAGAAGCTGCGCGACGCGATCGGCATCAACGGAGCCGAGATCTTCGGCCCGCGGCGCATGTACGAGTACCTCACGCCCAAGGCCGACCTGGACCCCGACGGCCCGCCCCCGTCCTGGAGCGCACGCGAGATGCCCGAGCGCGACGGGGCCTTCCCCCGGCACCGGGTCTTCTGCCTGGTGGGGACCGACCCGGCGGACTACGAGGTCGCGCTCGGCCTGTCCTCGGCAGCCGTCGGCGCCCGCAGCGACGGGCTCGTGCAGATCGACAACGCGTACGTGCCAGGAGCCCACGGCGCGTACGTGCACCGCAGCCACAGCGGCCGGTACGGACTGGTGAACTCGGAGGAGGGCTACCAGAACCTGCGGCGCTTCCTCTTCGGCGACACACAGGTCGCGGCCGCCCTCGTCGACTACGAACTGCCCTCCGACGACGGCCGCGTCACCTGGCAGGGCGAGGTGAGGCTGTCCGTGCGCGGGCTGCCGATCGTGATGCACGAACGCCTGGCCTCCCACTGGTGCCCGGTCGCGTTGCCGGCCCGGCACGCCGACGGCACGCCGGGCGCGCCCGTTCCGCTGACCACCACGTTCCTGCGCAGCGACCTGTCGCGGCCGGGCGAGAGCCCCACCATGCGCTACGCGCTGCACGTGCGGGTCCTCTCCCTGCGGGAGCGCCACGGGGTCCTGCACTTCTTCGACCACCTCGAAGAGGCCGCCGACTTCGACGACATCCTGGTCGTCGATGTCGGGACGGGCCGGACCGGTCAGCCCGGAGTCTGGGCGGCCTGGAACTCGGCCATCCCCGGCGCGATCAGGGACCACGAACCCGGCGGCACCGCGCTGGGCGACGAGGACCCGGCGAGCGGGGTGTGGCGCGCGCACATCCCGCTGCCCGACACCGCGAGGCCCATCCTCGGTGATCAGGCGAGGATCCGGCTCGTCGTCACGCCGCGGGACTGA
- a CDS encoding AraC family transcriptional regulator → MRTGRPHSSRTAKRAPWGVRFPESDGAGFHVVLQGSAWLLGPGGADPLRLGPGDVVFLAHGYGHGLADHPESALEDVELEPDGSWPTLPDPGAVPTDETLLLCGAYRLNRARAHPLLTELPPVIHIPARVGCHTRLRAAIDLLGAELAEPHPGSHAIVSGLLDTLLVYLMRTWWLRERPEETGGWSAALRDRAVTAALHAMHSDPARSWTVEELASRGGLSRAAFARRFTSLVGRPPLAYLTWLRMTTAGHRLRETDTPLRAVAAECGYSSEFAFAKAFKREYGVAPGRYRQSRGVTTSRILA, encoded by the coding sequence ATGCGCACCGGCCGGCCCCACTCCTCCCGTACGGCCAAGCGCGCGCCGTGGGGCGTGCGGTTCCCCGAATCCGACGGCGCCGGATTCCATGTGGTGCTCCAGGGCTCGGCCTGGCTGCTGGGTCCCGGGGGCGCCGACCCCCTGCGGCTGGGGCCGGGCGACGTCGTCTTCCTGGCCCACGGATACGGCCACGGTCTCGCCGACCACCCCGAGAGCGCCTTGGAGGACGTCGAGCTGGAGCCCGACGGGTCCTGGCCCACGCTGCCCGACCCGGGCGCGGTCCCCACCGACGAGACGCTCCTGCTCTGCGGCGCCTACCGGCTGAACCGGGCGCGGGCGCACCCGCTGCTCACCGAACTGCCGCCGGTCATCCACATCCCGGCCCGCGTCGGCTGCCACACCCGGCTGCGCGCCGCCATCGACCTCCTCGGCGCCGAACTGGCCGAGCCCCACCCCGGCTCCCACGCGATCGTGTCCGGACTCCTGGACACCCTGCTGGTGTACCTGATGCGCACCTGGTGGCTTCGCGAGCGTCCGGAGGAGACGGGCGGCTGGTCGGCCGCGCTGCGGGACCGGGCCGTCACCGCCGCCCTGCACGCCATGCACAGCGACCCGGCCCGATCCTGGACGGTCGAGGAGTTGGCCAGCCGCGGCGGCCTGTCCCGAGCCGCCTTCGCCCGCCGCTTCACCTCCCTGGTCGGCCGCCCCCCGCTGGCGTATCTGACCTGGCTGCGCATGACGACGGCGGGCCATCGGCTGCGCGAGACCGACACGCCACTGCGGGCGGTGGCGGCGGAGTGCGGCTACAGCTCGGAGTTCGCCTTCGCCAAGGCCTTCAAACGGGAGTACGGCGTGGCGCCCGGCCGCTACCGTCAGTCCCGCGGCGTGACGACGAGCCGGATCCTCGCCTGA
- a CDS encoding zinc-dependent alcohol dehydrogenase family protein: MAAIASLRTSLFRSGTYYYQPTLPGSRLGYEAAGVVEAVGEGVTAYQPGDPVMAAANFDFGVHGVYAERVLLPEESVIRRPAGVDAVTSAAAWLSYSTAYGGMVETAGLAPGDHVVITGASSGVGTAALQTALRVGAIPIATTRGEAKRQRLLELGAAHVITTDSEDLAKEVRRFTGGKGAEVAFDAIGGPGFAALGDALAPGGAAVLYGWLDPRPAQLSMNWPQTVHMYANGVPASTESYRRRASAFIGSGLADGTLAPVIAETFDGLEAMADAHRLMESNAHTGKIVVALG; this comes from the coding sequence ATGGCCGCGATCGCATCGCTGAGGACGTCGCTGTTCCGTTCGGGCACGTACTACTACCAGCCGACGCTGCCCGGCTCGCGGCTCGGCTATGAGGCGGCGGGCGTGGTCGAGGCGGTCGGCGAGGGCGTGACGGCGTATCAGCCCGGCGACCCGGTGATGGCCGCGGCCAACTTCGACTTCGGCGTCCACGGCGTCTACGCCGAACGCGTCCTGCTGCCCGAGGAGTCGGTCATCCGCAGGCCCGCGGGCGTGGACGCGGTGACCTCGGCGGCGGCCTGGCTGTCGTACTCGACCGCGTACGGCGGCATGGTGGAGACCGCCGGACTCGCCCCCGGCGACCATGTGGTGATCACCGGCGCGTCCAGCGGGGTCGGCACCGCCGCGCTCCAGACGGCCCTGCGGGTGGGCGCGATCCCGATCGCCACCACGCGCGGCGAGGCCAAGCGGCAGCGGCTGCTGGAGCTGGGGGCGGCGCATGTGATCACGACGGACTCCGAGGACCTGGCGAAGGAGGTCAGGCGGTTCACCGGCGGCAAGGGCGCCGAGGTGGCCTTCGACGCCATCGGCGGCCCCGGGTTCGCGGCCCTGGGCGACGCGCTGGCGCCCGGCGGCGCGGCGGTCCTGTACGGCTGGCTGGACCCGCGCCCCGCCCAGCTGTCCATGAACTGGCCGCAGACCGTCCACATGTACGCGAACGGCGTGCCGGCCAGTACCGAGAGCTACCGCCGACGCGCGTCCGCCTTCATCGGTTCGGGCCTGGCCGACGGCACACTGGCGCCGGTCATCGCCGAGACCTTCGACGGGCTGGAGGCGATGGCCGACGCGCACCGCCTGATGGAGTCGAACGCACACACGGGGAAGATCGTGGTGGCCCTCGGCTGA
- a CDS encoding LysE/ArgO family amino acid transporter translates to MTHGILTAALAGFGTGLSLIVAIGAQNAFVLRQGVRRHAVLAVVAICAVSDAVLIALGVAGVGAVVTAWPAALTAVGLAGGGFLLCYGALAARRTLRPAHDAALTAQGAAAGSARRAVLTCLAMTWLNPHVYLDTVLLLGSVASDHGSLRWAFGLGAALASLFWFAALGYGARLLSGVLARPTAWRVLDGLVAATMVTMGGLLVAGA, encoded by the coding sequence ATGACGCACGGCATCCTCACGGCGGCACTCGCCGGATTCGGCACCGGACTCTCCCTCATCGTCGCCATCGGCGCGCAGAACGCCTTCGTCCTGCGCCAGGGGGTGCGCCGGCATGCCGTCCTCGCGGTGGTCGCCATCTGCGCCGTGTCCGACGCGGTCCTCATCGCACTCGGCGTGGCGGGGGTCGGGGCCGTGGTCACCGCATGGCCGGCCGCGTTGACCGCGGTCGGGCTGGCCGGCGGCGGCTTTCTGCTCTGCTACGGCGCCCTGGCCGCCCGCCGGACGCTGCGGCCCGCGCACGACGCGGCCCTCACCGCGCAGGGCGCCGCGGCCGGCTCCGCCCGGCGTGCGGTCCTGACCTGCCTGGCGATGACCTGGCTCAACCCGCACGTGTACCTGGACACCGTGCTGCTGCTCGGCTCCGTCGCCTCCGACCACGGCTCCCTGCGCTGGGCGTTCGGGCTCGGCGCCGCACTGGCCAGCCTGTTCTGGTTCGCCGCCCTCGGCTACGGGGCCCGGCTCCTCAGCGGCGTACTGGCGCGCCCCACCGCGTGGCGGGTGCTGGACGGACTGGTCGCCGCCACCATGGTGACGATGGGCGGACTGCTGGTGGCAGGGGCGTGA
- a CDS encoding LysR family transcriptional regulator ArgP, which produces MDELPLDQVRTLLAVVDEGTFDAAAAALHVTPSAVSQRVKALEQRIGRVLLLRTKPVRPTESGQVVVRFARQLARLERDARADLGIAGEQGPARLPIAVNADSLATWFLPALTRVPQDPPVCFELHREDEAHTTALLREGQVMAAVTSSPDPVAGCTVRLLGLVRYLPVASPGFAARHLTGPLARDLRDAPAIVFDRRDDLQDAFVRRLSGEGTGASPVRHHVPTSEGFCDAVAAGLGWGMLPEAQAAPGLRSGELITLAPDHPMDIPLFWQQWRLDSPALAAAAGAIASVAAEALRAPA; this is translated from the coding sequence ATGGATGAGCTTCCCCTCGACCAGGTGCGTACGCTGCTCGCCGTGGTGGACGAGGGCACCTTTGACGCGGCCGCGGCAGCCCTGCACGTGACGCCGTCGGCGGTCAGCCAGCGCGTCAAGGCGCTGGAGCAGCGCATCGGACGGGTGCTGCTGCTGCGGACGAAGCCGGTGCGGCCGACGGAGTCCGGTCAGGTCGTGGTGCGGTTCGCGCGCCAGCTCGCCCGCCTGGAACGAGACGCGCGGGCGGACCTCGGGATCGCCGGCGAGCAGGGCCCGGCACGGCTGCCCATCGCGGTGAACGCCGACTCCCTGGCCACGTGGTTCCTGCCGGCGCTGACCCGGGTGCCGCAGGACCCACCGGTCTGCTTCGAACTGCACCGCGAGGACGAGGCCCACACCACCGCGCTCCTGCGCGAGGGCCAGGTCATGGCGGCGGTCACCTCGTCGCCCGACCCGGTGGCGGGCTGCACCGTCCGCCTCCTGGGCCTGGTCCGGTATCTGCCGGTGGCCAGTCCCGGGTTCGCGGCACGCCACCTGACCGGGCCGCTCGCGCGCGACCTGCGCGACGCGCCGGCCATCGTCTTCGACCGCCGCGACGACCTCCAGGACGCCTTCGTACGGAGGCTCTCGGGCGAGGGGACGGGCGCGAGCCCGGTGCGCCACCACGTGCCCACGTCCGAGGGGTTCTGCGACGCGGTGGCCGCCGGGCTCGGCTGGGGCATGCTGCCGGAAGCGCAGGCGGCGCCGGGGCTGCGGTCGGGCGAGCTCATCACGCTCGCGCCCGACCACCCGATGGACATCCCGCTCTTCTGGCAGCAGTGGCGGCTCGACTCGCCCGCCCTGGCCGCCGCGGCGGGCGCGATCGCCTCGGTGGCGGCCGAGGCACTGCGCGCCCCCGCATAG
- a CDS encoding VOC family protein produces MPRITPNLWFDTQSKEAAEFYCSVFPNSRITNVTYYGEAGPREAGTVMTVDFELDGQAFTAIDGGPEFTFDEAVSFLINCDGQQEVDYYWEKLTADGGREVQCGWLRDRFGLAWQVWPTQADALLGDPDKERSTRAMRAMLGQKKIDLAALQAAADGA; encoded by the coding sequence ATGCCCCGGATCACCCCGAATCTCTGGTTCGACACGCAGAGCAAGGAGGCCGCCGAGTTCTACTGTTCGGTGTTTCCGAACTCGAGGATCACCAACGTCACGTACTACGGGGAAGCCGGGCCGCGCGAGGCGGGCACGGTGATGACCGTCGACTTCGAGCTGGACGGGCAGGCGTTCACCGCCATCGACGGCGGCCCCGAGTTCACGTTCGACGAGGCGGTCTCGTTCCTGATCAACTGCGACGGGCAGCAGGAGGTCGACTACTACTGGGAGAAGCTCACCGCGGACGGCGGCCGGGAGGTCCAGTGCGGCTGGCTCAGGGACAGGTTCGGCCTGGCCTGGCAGGTCTGGCCCACCCAGGCCGACGCTCTCCTGGGTGACCCCGACAAGGAGCGCTCGACCCGCGCCATGCGGGCCATGCTCGGCCAGAAGAAGATCGACCTCGCCGCGCTCCAGGCGGCCGCGGACGGGGCGTAG
- a CDS encoding AMP-binding protein — protein sequence MSDSRRPRLGAGLLHHAETLPDRIALTIGRREYTYQEVAHTARRWAASIVEAAGPRPRRVGVLASRSEAAYVGVAAALFAGAAFVPLNRNLPVRRTRTMLEQSRVDALIVDEASLPQLPDLLRGLPRRPAVLLPDSLRIDVPDLGDGQDLGEGAGLGDGPGLGDSPALGDGPVLDAADLAAAAPLEELPEVGHDDLAYLLFTSGSTGEPKGVPVTHANVRFFLDTNQDRYRLTPDDSLTQIGDQTFDLSVFDLFMAWENGARVCALDPVELLEPFSYLERNGITVWFSVPSVAAGLRRLGVLTPGSMPTLRWSLFCGEALPRATAEAWQAAAPGSVVENLYGPTELTIACTVHRWDPRTSPARCVHDNVPIGQPYPGLHTLIVDEDLAPVADGATGELCVAGPQTTPGYWRAPDLTAERFFARDGRTYYRTGDLVRTHHGELVCIGRNDQQVKIDGYRIELGEIEAVLRRSGAVEAVCLTWPDPGTITAVMSGAADPTGVAAASADNLPPYMVPTSVHAVETMPVNANGKVDRHALRRWLDERAACPQHRHPAT from the coding sequence ATGAGCGACTCACGCCGACCCCGCTTGGGCGCCGGGCTCCTGCACCATGCGGAGACGCTTCCCGACCGCATCGCGCTGACCATCGGCCGGCGCGAGTACACCTACCAGGAGGTCGCGCACACCGCCCGGCGCTGGGCTGCCTCGATCGTCGAGGCAGCCGGACCCCGGCCGCGGCGGGTCGGTGTGCTGGCCTCTCGCAGTGAGGCCGCGTACGTGGGGGTGGCGGCCGCGCTGTTCGCCGGAGCGGCGTTCGTCCCGCTGAACCGGAATCTCCCCGTACGGCGGACCCGGACCATGCTGGAGCAGTCCCGCGTCGACGCGCTGATCGTCGACGAGGCGTCGCTGCCCCAACTGCCTGACCTGCTGCGCGGCCTGCCGCGGCGGCCGGCTGTGCTGCTGCCCGACAGCCTGCGCATCGACGTCCCGGATCTCGGTGACGGCCAGGATCTCGGCGAGGGCGCGGGGCTCGGTGACGGCCCCGGGCTCGGTGACAGCCCGGCGCTCGGTGACGGCCCGGTCCTGGACGCGGCCGATCTCGCGGCCGCCGCGCCGCTGGAGGAACTGCCCGAGGTCGGCCACGACGACCTGGCGTATCTGCTGTTCACCTCGGGCAGCACCGGTGAGCCCAAGGGAGTCCCCGTCACCCACGCCAACGTCCGGTTCTTCCTCGACACGAACCAGGACCGCTACCGGCTGACGCCCGACGACAGCCTCACTCAGATCGGCGACCAGACCTTCGACCTGTCGGTCTTCGACCTCTTCATGGCCTGGGAGAACGGGGCGCGGGTCTGCGCGCTGGACCCCGTGGAGCTGTTGGAGCCCTTTTCCTACCTGGAGCGCAACGGGATCACGGTCTGGTTCTCGGTGCCGTCGGTGGCCGCGGGCCTACGCAGGCTGGGCGTCCTCACGCCCGGATCGATGCCCACCCTGCGCTGGAGCCTGTTCTGCGGCGAGGCGCTGCCCCGGGCCACCGCCGAGGCCTGGCAGGCCGCCGCGCCCGGATCGGTCGTGGAGAACCTGTACGGGCCGACCGAGCTGACCATCGCCTGCACGGTCCACCGCTGGGACCCGCGGACGAGTCCGGCGCGGTGCGTGCACGACAACGTGCCGATCGGGCAGCCGTACCCCGGCCTGCACACGCTGATCGTGGACGAGGACCTGGCTCCGGTCGCGGACGGGGCGACGGGAGAACTGTGCGTGGCCGGCCCCCAGACCACGCCCGGCTACTGGCGGGCGCCCGACCTGACCGCTGAGCGCTTCTTCGCACGCGATGGCAGGACGTACTACCGCACAGGCGACCTGGTGCGTACGCATCACGGCGAGCTGGTCTGCATCGGCCGCAACGACCAGCAGGTCAAGATCGACGGATACCGGATCGAACTGGGCGAGATCGAAGCGGTGCTGCGCCGGTCCGGAGCGGTGGAGGCGGTGTGCCTGACGTGGCCGGACCCGGGGACGATCACCGCGGTGATGTCCGGTGCGGCGGATCCGACCGGCGTGGCCGCCGCGTCCGCGGACAACCTGCCGCCCTACATGGTGCCCACGTCGGTGCACGCCGTGGAGACCATGCCGGTCAACGCGAACGGCAAGGTGGACCGCCACGCGCTGCGCCGCTGGCTGGACGAGCGGGCGGCCTGTCCGCAGCACCGACACCCGGCGACGTGA